In Rhizobium lusitanum, a genomic segment contains:
- a CDS encoding ROK family transcriptional regulator, whose product MTTQTASPPRFDMSPLASDNERMILDIVRRHEPIARSTITAHTNLTQQSVHRLVETLMERGLLRTGAPLKGTRGQPSPTIELVKEAVYSLGISINTDSAILYLADFGCNVVAEETLRMVPSDRQATIATLLDVLQTILKKHGISRDRLLGLGFSVSGFFVTDNREFNAPEPLRDWSLIDLRTDLESAFELPVWLENNATTGAIGESLRGAGLWCSTFAYLSFNYGFGGGLILDGKPFYGFHGNAGEFSGIYNSDESPKRPALQYLIQTLQENGIDIRSIDELRQRFDPSWPGVEEWLEQTMPMLDRLIVTLIAVLDPQAIVFGGQLPQELGRMMIARAHMSFTRVHRYGVGPREAKLVLSETRGDAGAIGAALLPLKLRYFL is encoded by the coding sequence ATGACCACGCAAACTGCTTCCCCGCCCAGGTTCGACATGTCGCCACTGGCCAGCGACAATGAACGGATGATCCTCGATATCGTGCGCCGTCACGAGCCGATCGCGCGCTCCACGATCACGGCGCATACCAATCTGACCCAGCAGTCCGTGCACCGCCTTGTGGAAACGCTCATGGAGCGCGGTCTTCTTCGCACAGGCGCGCCGCTCAAGGGGACGCGCGGCCAGCCAAGCCCGACGATCGAGCTGGTGAAAGAGGCCGTCTATTCCCTCGGCATCTCGATCAATACCGATTCAGCCATCCTGTATCTGGCTGATTTCGGCTGCAATGTGGTTGCGGAAGAAACCCTGCGGATGGTGCCGAGCGATCGGCAGGCAACCATCGCCACGCTTTTGGACGTTCTTCAAACTATCCTGAAGAAGCACGGCATATCGCGTGACCGCCTTCTGGGGCTTGGCTTTTCGGTGTCCGGCTTCTTTGTCACGGACAATCGCGAATTCAACGCGCCCGAGCCGTTGCGGGACTGGTCGCTCATCGATCTGCGCACGGATCTTGAGAGCGCCTTCGAGCTTCCCGTGTGGCTGGAGAATAACGCGACGACGGGTGCCATCGGCGAGAGCCTGCGTGGCGCCGGTCTCTGGTGTTCCACCTTCGCCTATCTTTCCTTCAACTACGGTTTCGGCGGCGGCCTCATCCTGGACGGCAAGCCCTTTTACGGCTTTCACGGCAATGCCGGCGAATTCAGCGGCATCTACAATTCGGATGAATCGCCAAAGCGGCCTGCCTTGCAATATCTGATCCAGACGTTGCAGGAGAATGGTATCGACATTCGTTCGATCGATGAATTGCGCCAGCGCTTCGATCCATCCTGGCCCGGCGTGGAGGAATGGCTGGAGCAGACGATGCCGATGCTGGACCGGTTGATCGTGACTCTGATCGCCGTGCTTGATCCGCAGGCGATCGTGTTCGGAGGGCAATTGCCGCAGGAGCTCGGACGCATGATGATCGCGCGGGCGCATATGTCGTTCACGCGCGTTCACCGATATGGTGTCGGACCGCGGGAAGCCAAACTCGTGCTCAGCGAGACGCGAGGGGATGCCGGCGCGATCGGCGCTGCCCTGCTGCCGTTGAAACTCCGGTATTTCCTGTAG
- a CDS encoding ABC transporter permease — MSTLADTSPALPRRRTFTEDDRIIVSAGLYLMLALVIALPLALMFLWSVADGWAPPHIVPQNYTISRWLDVLADANLLSATLNSLVIAIVVTLATAIIALPTAWAMARFPFRLKRVVEIFILAPIIIPGLVVAVGIGQIFLLLGLSYSMAGVILVQIVGTLPLMIRLMTASLETIPDDLIHAARSLGAGSIGVLTHVILPLAVPGLLAGGLLSFIGSFEEFDKSFIVGSPVIQTLPIKLYMFLDPYSMQLPLASIIAFILLLPALIIFVLAGRILRDDLMAAGMGKI, encoded by the coding sequence ATGAGCACGCTTGCCGATACCTCCCCCGCCCTGCCCCGACGCCGCACCTTCACCGAGGACGATCGCATCATCGTCTCGGCGGGGCTATACCTCATGCTGGCGCTGGTCATCGCCTTGCCGTTGGCGCTGATGTTCCTCTGGAGTGTCGCCGACGGCTGGGCCCCGCCACATATCGTGCCGCAAAACTACACGATCAGCCGCTGGCTGGATGTTCTCGCCGATGCCAATCTGTTGAGCGCCACGCTGAACAGCCTCGTCATCGCCATCGTCGTGACCCTGGCGACCGCAATCATCGCCCTGCCGACGGCCTGGGCCATGGCGCGCTTTCCGTTCCGGCTGAAACGCGTCGTGGAAATCTTCATCCTCGCACCCATCATCATTCCCGGCCTCGTCGTTGCCGTCGGCATCGGCCAGATCTTCCTGCTACTTGGTCTCTCCTATTCGATGGCCGGCGTCATCCTCGTCCAGATCGTCGGCACACTGCCGTTGATGATCCGGCTGATGACCGCATCGCTCGAAACCATTCCGGACGACCTCATTCACGCCGCGCGGTCGCTTGGCGCGGGAAGTATCGGCGTTCTGACGCATGTCATCCTGCCGCTCGCCGTACCCGGATTGCTCGCCGGCGGGCTGCTTTCCTTCATCGGCAGCTTCGAAGAGTTCGACAAGTCCTTCATCGTTGGCTCGCCTGTCATTCAGACATTGCCGATCAAGCTCTACATGTTCCTCGACCCCTATTCGATGCAATTGCCATTGGCATCGATCATCGCCTTCATCCTGCTCCTTCCTGCCCTGATCATCTTCGTTCTTGCCGGACGTATCCTGCGCGACGACCTGATGGCGGCCGGAATGGGCAAGATCTGA
- a CDS encoding glycerophosphodiester phosphodiesterase family protein codes for MPDQTAASRSARFADVFSLMSRSNPDILTIAHRGLWTAAPENSLTSIRDAAALNVEIVEIDTQATADGKLVVIHDATLDRTSTGTGVVSACDLATVRNARLRAGGGGQTAAVTDERIPTLEEALEEARGRIFVNIDTKYPRDLPLVIATIKRLEMQDQIIIKTDIEPASGHFPVIDADWFGSIPHMPMFRVRPGQFAEDLKLIEPLRAPMVEVKFSDIADLAAGRAELERQNIRLWINTLDVSHNLDFNDSRALVDPQGVWGTLAEVGTGAVQTDTIAPFKQWLAGHEKRNS; via the coding sequence ATGCCCGACCAGACTGCTGCCTCCCGCTCCGCACGTTTCGCTGACGTCTTCTCCCTCATGTCACGCAGCAACCCGGATATTCTCACTATCGCGCATCGCGGCCTGTGGACGGCAGCGCCGGAAAACTCGCTGACATCGATCCGCGACGCGGCAGCGCTCAATGTGGAAATCGTCGAGATCGACACGCAGGCAACGGCCGATGGAAAGCTTGTCGTCATTCACGACGCAACGCTTGACCGGACATCGACCGGCACAGGCGTCGTCAGCGCCTGCGATCTCGCCACGGTCCGCAACGCTCGCCTTCGCGCCGGTGGTGGCGGACAGACGGCGGCAGTGACCGACGAGCGTATTCCGACGCTGGAAGAAGCGCTGGAAGAGGCCCGCGGACGGATCTTCGTGAACATCGACACGAAATATCCGCGTGACTTGCCGCTGGTGATCGCCACGATCAAGCGCCTAGAGATGCAGGATCAGATCATCATCAAGACCGATATCGAGCCGGCATCCGGCCATTTTCCGGTGATCGACGCCGACTGGTTCGGCTCCATCCCGCATATGCCGATGTTTCGCGTCAGGCCCGGACAGTTCGCGGAAGACCTGAAGCTGATCGAGCCATTGCGCGCACCGATGGTGGAGGTCAAGTTTTCCGATATAGCCGACCTCGCCGCCGGGCGCGCGGAACTGGAACGCCAGAACATCCGTCTGTGGATCAACACGCTCGATGTCTCCCATAACCTCGATTTCAACGACAGCCGGGCGCTCGTGGACCCCCAGGGCGTCTGGGGCACCTTGGCCGAGGTAGGCACCGGCGCCGTCCAGACGGATACGATTGCGCCATTCAAGCAATGGCTCGCCGGCCATGAGAAGAGGAATTCATGA
- a CDS encoding ABC transporter permease has product MRPVLGSDRARLLLLLAPGVGYLLLFFGWPLLSALIGSFHLDDGSFTLQWYTRIFTRPSMLRGLSVSIYYGVAPVVVSLLASIPLALLLRRSFLGRKLFNGLYKLPMAVPSIIVALMVIIVAERGGFLDRLLAPLGLGLPKLVRDDWGVGVILSTVWKQIPFMTLIITSAFAAVPEDIRLAARSLGASRLNTFLFVEVPLAMPGITAAILLTFIGSMGSYAIPDIVGPPVARPLSVLMVAEFSQGRFPQVYAMGMVLSLFAIAVLIAYYTLTARIGLGSAKKDT; this is encoded by the coding sequence ATGCGCCCTGTCCTCGGTAGCGACCGCGCAAGGCTTCTTCTGCTGCTGGCACCCGGTGTCGGCTACCTTCTCCTCTTCTTCGGCTGGCCGCTGCTCTCAGCGCTGATCGGCAGCTTTCACCTTGATGACGGCTCCTTCACGCTGCAATGGTATACGCGCATCTTCACCCGGCCATCGATGCTGCGCGGACTGTCGGTTTCGATCTATTACGGCGTCGCCCCGGTGGTCGTCTCGCTCCTGGCCTCTATTCCGCTGGCGCTGCTGCTTCGCCGGAGCTTCCTCGGACGTAAGCTGTTCAACGGGCTCTATAAGCTGCCGATGGCCGTCCCCAGCATCATCGTCGCACTGATGGTGATCATCGTCGCCGAACGCGGCGGTTTTCTCGACCGGCTGCTCGCGCCCTTGGGTCTCGGCCTGCCGAAGCTCGTGCGTGACGATTGGGGCGTCGGCGTCATCCTTTCGACGGTGTGGAAACAGATCCCCTTCATGACGCTGATCATCACCAGCGCCTTTGCCGCCGTTCCGGAAGATATCCGCCTGGCGGCACGCTCGCTCGGCGCCTCACGGCTGAACACATTCCTCTTCGTCGAGGTGCCGCTCGCCATGCCGGGCATCACCGCAGCGATCCTGTTGACCTTCATCGGTTCGATGGGCTCCTACGCCATTCCCGACATCGTCGGCCCGCCGGTCGCACGACCGCTGTCTGTGCTGATGGTCGCCGAATTCAGCCAGGGCAGGTTTCCGCAGGTCTATGCGATGGGGATGGTTCTCAGCCTCTTCGCCATTGCCGTGCTGATTGCCTACTACACGCTGACCGCCAGGATCGGCCTCGGCTCCGCGAAGAAAGACACCTGA
- a CDS encoding ABC transporter permease — protein sequence MSGNVENKTEPKESRFWDKLIRISMKEAGVAIALILILAFFSAAAPYFATPENFLKIFVQIAINTVLASGMTFVILVGGIDLSVGSLLALCTVIGATIMVDPRLSPWQAIVLASLASMGTGAILGAVNGWVCEKWKLPSFIVTLGMLNVASGLARVVSDNSTITGLPQPFVDFGNLIFWGVFPSIFLIAIVVVLIGWFVLRYTVFGRFVFAIGTNEEAVRLSGHEPKRYKVAVFTISGLTAGIAAMVYLLRLNVGSPVAGIGYELNAIAAVIIGGTSLSGGKGSIVGTLVGACILQVLSTGLQLLGADDNIKPIVIGAVIVLAVILDSYRGRLMRMLETR from the coding sequence GTGTCCGGGAACGTTGAAAACAAGACCGAGCCGAAAGAGAGCCGCTTCTGGGACAAGCTTATCCGGATCTCGATGAAGGAAGCGGGCGTTGCCATCGCCCTCATTCTGATCCTTGCGTTTTTCTCGGCGGCCGCACCCTATTTCGCGACGCCGGAGAACTTCCTCAAGATCTTCGTCCAGATCGCCATCAACACGGTGCTGGCGTCCGGCATGACCTTCGTCATCCTCGTCGGTGGGATTGATCTTTCCGTCGGTTCGCTGCTTGCCCTTTGCACAGTCATCGGTGCGACCATCATGGTCGACCCACGCCTTTCTCCATGGCAGGCGATTGTTCTGGCATCGCTCGCATCGATGGGAACAGGCGCCATCCTTGGCGCGGTCAACGGCTGGGTATGCGAAAAGTGGAAACTTCCTTCCTTCATCGTCACGCTCGGCATGCTCAATGTCGCAAGCGGCCTAGCGCGCGTTGTCAGTGACAATTCCACCATCACCGGACTGCCGCAACCCTTCGTCGATTTTGGTAATCTGATCTTCTGGGGCGTATTTCCTTCGATCTTTTTGATCGCGATTGTCGTCGTCCTCATCGGCTGGTTCGTTCTGCGCTATACGGTTTTCGGGCGCTTCGTGTTCGCAATCGGCACCAACGAGGAAGCAGTCCGGCTGTCCGGGCATGAGCCGAAAAGATACAAGGTTGCGGTCTTCACGATTTCCGGGCTGACGGCGGGCATCGCGGCCATGGTGTATCTGCTCCGGCTGAATGTCGGCAGCCCAGTCGCTGGCATCGGTTATGAATTGAACGCCATAGCCGCTGTCATTATCGGGGGAACCAGCCTCTCAGGTGGCAAGGGCTCGATTGTCGGAACACTCGTTGGCGCCTGCATTCTACAGGTGCTGTCTACGGGTCTGCAGCTTTTGGGCGCCGATGACAACATCAAGCCGATCGTAATCGGCGCCGTAATCGTGCTGGCCGTTATTCTCGACAGCTATCGGGGCCGGTTGATGCGGATGCTCGAAACGCGTTGA
- a CDS encoding inositol monophosphatase family protein has product MPIANQRLSQASAIIEEAADKALHFFAAHQSVPTHAKGVQDFVSEADTTVENFIRERLATTFPGEAIVGEEFGGQSEGSYWIIDPIDGTSNFLRGSPLWGISLGFVRSGRPELGIVAMPVMGEIYAAADGTGLLMNGKPLARTTPLEDVRVMSLGDNPADDLDDAARFQTGLRRAGWVVEAFHSTSISLVFAARGIFDGHLQKVTTMWDIAGGAVLAREAGLEVRIGEDPASRIPWIAAGTPALLAATEPLWLEITMDYPND; this is encoded by the coding sequence ATGCCCATCGCCAACCAGCGCCTGTCGCAGGCGAGCGCGATCATCGAGGAAGCCGCTGACAAGGCGCTGCATTTCTTTGCAGCGCACCAGTCTGTCCCCACCCATGCCAAGGGTGTGCAGGATTTCGTCTCCGAAGCCGACACGACCGTCGAAAACTTCATCCGCGAACGGCTTGCTACCACCTTTCCCGGCGAAGCGATCGTCGGTGAGGAATTCGGCGGGCAATCCGAAGGCTCGTATTGGATTATCGACCCGATCGACGGCACATCGAACTTTCTCCGGGGCTCGCCGCTTTGGGGAATTTCGCTCGGCTTCGTGCGTAGTGGCCGCCCTGAACTCGGCATTGTTGCCATGCCGGTTATGGGTGAAATATATGCGGCCGCCGATGGCACTGGTCTGCTGATGAACGGCAAGCCGCTTGCCCGCACCACCCCGTTGGAGGACGTCCGCGTCATGTCGCTTGGCGACAACCCCGCCGACGATCTGGACGATGCCGCCAGGTTTCAAACCGGACTAAGACGCGCCGGCTGGGTCGTCGAAGCCTTCCATTCGACATCCATCTCCCTCGTTTTTGCCGCACGCGGCATTTTCGACGGACACCTGCAAAAGGTGACGACGATGTGGGACATAGCCGGCGGCGCCGTACTTGCCCGCGAGGCCGGGCTTGAGGTGCGGATCGGTGAAGACCCCGCAAGCCGCATACCCTGGATCGCGGCCGGGACACCGGCCTTGCTGGCGGCGACTGAGCCGCTCTGGCTGGAGATCACGATGGACTATCCGAACGACTAG
- a CDS encoding extracellular solute-binding protein encodes MIMKCLAIGALILATATLPAHAADTNLKNLDFDLSKVSRDNFYDVVVPLAKAEGTVTMYNFAGSFSDTWKELTTRFEAKYGIKVNYTDVVGDQANQQLIAVQKAGQDAPVDVYFAGGGGYPLLSSTGVVGKIALTKILPNMDHYDPVLAETVFGKPHGGAFPLVHMNQTAIGYDSAFVKEADLPRNFDDLLAWAEKNPKRLGVTLPSKGGSGSGFIYSVALNYLKGDCRAKLTDYSQSLEQAEDWAMTSECLEPVWDYYRKLLKVSELTNGNADTLNLINNQQLYMGTVWEDQVMTFLGNKQLPDSFRLTLLKGGQVGSGDAIFVPANAKHVAAALLLIDMAFSKDFQTWKLEHKASRSPRTDISDNLISAETRAHVLPDSVYPRLSVTAFWDMATALSEALNEKVLNQ; translated from the coding sequence ATGATCATGAAATGTCTCGCCATCGGTGCGCTGATCCTGGCGACCGCCACGCTGCCGGCGCATGCGGCCGACACGAACTTGAAGAACCTGGATTTCGATCTCTCCAAGGTCAGCCGTGACAATTTCTATGACGTCGTCGTTCCCCTCGCCAAAGCCGAGGGCACCGTCACCATGTACAATTTCGCCGGCAGTTTCAGCGATACATGGAAAGAGCTGACCACTCGTTTCGAGGCGAAATACGGCATCAAGGTCAACTACACCGACGTTGTCGGCGATCAGGCAAACCAACAGCTGATTGCCGTGCAGAAGGCAGGTCAGGATGCCCCGGTCGATGTCTATTTCGCCGGCGGCGGCGGTTATCCGCTGCTGTCGTCCACCGGCGTCGTCGGTAAGATCGCACTGACGAAGATCCTGCCGAATATGGATCACTACGATCCCGTTCTGGCCGAGACCGTCTTCGGCAAGCCGCATGGCGGCGCCTTTCCGCTGGTCCACATGAACCAGACGGCGATCGGCTACGATTCCGCCTTCGTCAAGGAGGCCGATCTGCCAAGGAATTTCGACGATCTGCTGGCCTGGGCCGAGAAGAACCCGAAACGGCTGGGCGTAACCTTGCCGTCCAAGGGCGGCTCGGGCAGCGGCTTCATCTACTCGGTCGCGCTCAACTATCTCAAGGGTGATTGCCGCGCCAAGCTGACGGACTATTCGCAAAGCCTCGAGCAGGCCGAGGACTGGGCGATGACGTCGGAGTGCCTCGAGCCGGTCTGGGATTACTACCGCAAGCTTCTCAAGGTATCGGAACTGACAAACGGCAATGCCGACACGCTGAACCTCATCAACAATCAGCAGCTCTACATGGGCACGGTCTGGGAAGATCAGGTCATGACGTTCCTCGGCAACAAGCAGCTTCCCGACAGCTTCCGCCTGACGCTGCTCAAGGGCGGCCAGGTCGGATCGGGCGACGCGATCTTCGTGCCCGCCAATGCCAAGCATGTCGCCGCCGCCCTGCTTTTGATCGACATGGCCTTCAGCAAGGATTTCCAGACCTGGAAACTCGAGCACAAGGCCTCCCGCTCGCCGCGCACGGATATCAGCGACAATCTGATTTCGGCTGAGACCCGGGCCCATGTCCTGCCGGACAGCGTCTATCCGCGACTGTCGGTGACCGCCTTCTGGGATATGGCGACGGCGCTTTCCGAAGCACTCAATGAAAAAGTGCTCAATCAGTAG
- a CDS encoding putative bifunctional diguanylate cyclase/phosphodiesterase produces MRVISCIATEHNLWLVLLAAFVCISGGWIALNLLRRSETTQGLQRGGWLFLTSMAAGSSVWCTHFIAMLAYEAKAAITFDPILTMVSLLVAVAGCAFGFTTASLRGFKIAPEVGGVVIGLAISAMHYTGMMAYHVDGIIEWNVDYVISSIMLSMVIAAFAFSQAIRRPWRHSPLLALALFVLAVVVLHFTAMAAVSLTPLATGATGTDPHVLQAIAIAVAGVGLLIVGTGVASYMIDERATQESIQKLQHMALNDLLTGLPNRGSFADHLNHEMEQAERENAKLAVIGLDLDRFKEINDLRGHKAGDQALKAIGRRLARLVKDGEFVARVGGDEFAAVKRFNGQNELLDFVARLEKTMFEPIRIDDFETVTGASIGVAVYPDDGRDQERLVSNADLAMYRAKADIGRVVCFYESKMDEAARERHTLAQDLRRAVELDQLELHYQVQTSVRTGEVCGYEVLARWNHPERGKVPPAEFIPIAEESGIILAIGEWVLRTACKQAASWDKRYKIAVNLSPVQFAHADLARLVHEVLLETGLSPSRLELEITESTIIADKTRTLHVLRQIKALGVTIAIDDFGTGYSSLDTLRSFPFDKIKLDRSFMSEVEGSIQAKAIVRAVLTLGRSLEIPVLAEGVETNHQLEILRVEGCDEAQGFFLGRPKPVGQIFLPEESIDAEFPVSFSGRIPLVRISRRSIA; encoded by the coding sequence GTGCGCGTCATTTCATGTATCGCCACAGAGCATAATCTGTGGCTCGTTCTTCTCGCGGCGTTTGTCTGTATCAGCGGCGGGTGGATAGCTCTTAACCTGCTGCGGCGGTCGGAGACGACACAGGGACTTCAGCGTGGCGGATGGTTGTTCCTGACGTCCATGGCGGCCGGCTCCTCGGTCTGGTGCACCCATTTTATCGCTATGCTCGCCTATGAGGCCAAAGCGGCGATCACCTTCGATCCGATCCTGACCATGGTGTCGTTGCTGGTGGCCGTGGCGGGCTGCGCCTTCGGCTTTACGACCGCCTCGCTGCGTGGTTTCAAAATCGCACCAGAAGTAGGTGGCGTGGTCATCGGTCTGGCGATCTCGGCCATGCACTACACCGGTATGATGGCCTATCACGTCGATGGCATTATCGAGTGGAACGTCGATTACGTGATCAGCTCGATCATGCTGTCCATGGTCATCGCGGCATTTGCCTTCAGCCAGGCCATCCGTCGGCCCTGGCGCCATTCGCCTCTCCTCGCGCTCGCTCTCTTTGTCCTGGCCGTCGTGGTGCTCCATTTCACCGCAATGGCCGCCGTATCGCTCACCCCACTGGCGACAGGTGCCACGGGTACCGACCCCCACGTATTACAGGCCATAGCGATTGCGGTCGCGGGCGTCGGCCTGCTCATCGTCGGCACAGGCGTCGCCAGCTACATGATCGACGAGCGTGCTACACAAGAATCCATTCAGAAGCTCCAGCACATGGCGCTCAACGACTTGCTGACGGGTCTCCCCAACCGCGGCAGTTTTGCCGACCATCTCAACCATGAGATGGAACAGGCGGAACGGGAGAACGCAAAGCTTGCCGTCATCGGCCTCGACCTCGACCGCTTCAAGGAAATCAACGATCTTCGTGGACACAAGGCCGGCGACCAGGCCCTGAAGGCGATCGGACGCCGGCTCGCGCGTCTGGTGAAGGACGGCGAATTCGTCGCCCGCGTCGGCGGCGACGAATTCGCGGCCGTCAAGCGGTTCAACGGGCAAAACGAACTTCTGGACTTCGTGGCGCGGCTGGAGAAGACCATGTTCGAACCGATACGGATCGACGATTTCGAGACGGTGACCGGCGCCAGTATCGGCGTCGCTGTCTATCCGGATGACGGACGCGATCAGGAGCGTCTTGTCAGCAATGCCGACCTGGCGATGTACCGCGCCAAGGCGGATATCGGGCGCGTCGTCTGCTTCTACGAATCCAAGATGGATGAAGCCGCCCGCGAACGTCACACCCTCGCCCAGGATCTGCGCCGCGCCGTCGAACTGGACCAGCTCGAGCTGCATTATCAGGTACAGACTTCGGTTCGCACGGGCGAGGTCTGCGGATATGAGGTGCTGGCGCGCTGGAACCATCCCGAACGCGGCAAGGTGCCGCCGGCGGAATTCATTCCGATCGCGGAGGAAAGCGGCATTATCCTCGCAATCGGCGAATGGGTGCTGCGCACGGCTTGCAAGCAGGCTGCCTCCTGGGACAAGCGCTACAAGATCGCCGTCAATCTCTCGCCTGTCCAGTTCGCCCACGCCGATCTGGCTCGCCTTGTCCACGAAGTCCTGCTCGAAACGGGCTTGTCGCCAAGCCGGCTGGAGCTCGAAATCACCGAGTCCACCATCATCGCCGACAAGACCCGCACACTCCATGTGCTGCGCCAGATCAAGGCGCTGGGCGTGACCATTGCCATAGACGATTTCGGAACGGGCTATTCGTCGCTCGATACGCTGCGCTCGTTCCCCTTCGACAAGATCAAGCTCGATCGTTCCTTCATGAGCGAGGTGGAGGGCAGCATCCAGGCGAAAGCCATCGTGCGGGCAGTCCTGACGCTTGGCCGGAGCCTGGAAATCCCGGTTCTTGCCGAAGGTGTCGAAACGAACCACCAGCTCGAAATTCTGCGGGTCGAAGGCTGCGACGAAGCCCAGGGCTTTTTCCTCGGACGGCCCAAGCCCGTCGGGCAGATATTTCTGCCTGAAGAAAGCATCGACGCTGAGTTTCCGGTATCGTTTTCCGGCCGCATCCCGCTTGTCCGCATCAGCCGCCGCTCGATCGCTTGA
- a CDS encoding ABC transporter ATP-binding protein — protein sequence MMTALEIRDITKDYATSRALHPVSIDVERGEFVTILGPSGCGKSTLLRILMGISRPSAGEIHLAGQRIDALPPEARDIAMVFQSYALFPHMSVGKNLAFGLRMKRVAKPERAQRIEHAIDICNLTGLTERMPRQLSGGQQQRVALARAIVMQPSLLLFDEPLSNLDAKLRDTLRHELVELHRRIGATSIYVTHDQSEAMAMSDRIVVMNAGRVVETGTPQQLYRAPKKAFTASFLGQTNLLSVTAEGVRARLPWGETIALDATATGPARVSVRPEAMSVSPNNLGSGVVTSVSFMGANVLYKVAVGDVTLKVAQAGGDALLAPGTHVAIGFQGAAHLLDEREFAGAA from the coding sequence ATGATGACCGCGCTTGAAATCAGAGATATTACCAAGGACTACGCCACAAGCCGCGCGCTCCATCCCGTGTCGATCGATGTCGAGCGCGGCGAGTTCGTCACCATCCTCGGCCCATCCGGCTGCGGCAAGTCCACGCTTCTGCGTATCCTGATGGGGATCAGCCGGCCAAGCGCCGGCGAAATCCATCTAGCCGGACAAAGGATCGATGCCCTGCCTCCGGAGGCTCGCGACATTGCGATGGTCTTCCAGTCCTATGCGCTCTTCCCGCATATGTCGGTCGGCAAGAACCTTGCCTTCGGCCTGCGGATGAAACGCGTTGCCAAGCCTGAGCGGGCACAGCGTATCGAACACGCGATCGACATCTGCAATCTGACGGGCCTTACCGAGCGCATGCCGCGGCAATTGTCGGGCGGACAGCAGCAGCGCGTGGCGCTTGCCCGTGCGATCGTCATGCAGCCGTCCCTACTGCTCTTCGACGAGCCGCTCTCCAATCTCGACGCCAAACTCCGCGATACGCTGCGCCACGAACTCGTCGAGCTGCATCGCCGTATCGGCGCGACCAGCATCTATGTGACACACGACCAGTCGGAAGCCATGGCGATGTCCGACCGCATCGTCGTCATGAATGCGGGCCGCGTCGTCGAGACCGGCACGCCACAGCAACTCTACCGCGCTCCGAAAAAAGCCTTCACCGCAAGCTTCCTCGGCCAGACAAACCTTTTGTCCGTTACCGCCGAAGGCGTCAGAGCACGCCTGCCCTGGGGCGAGACTATCGCGCTCGACGCAACTGCCACCGGGCCTGCCCGCGTTTCCGTCCGCCCGGAAGCCATGTCGGTTTCGCCGAACAACCTCGGTTCCGGCGTCGTCACTTCGGTCTCCTTCATGGGCGCCAATGTTCTCTATAAGGTCGCCGTTGGTGACGTGACGCTCAAGGTCGCCCAGGCGGGTGGCGATGCACTGCTCGCCCCCGGCACCCATGTCGCGATCGGTTTCCAAGGTGCTGCACATCTGCTCGACGAGCGGGAATTCGCGGGAGCTGCCTGA